In Acropora palmata chromosome 7, jaAcrPala1.3, whole genome shotgun sequence, one genomic interval encodes:
- the LOC141885815 gene encoding uncharacterized protein LOC141885815, with amino-acid sequence MSDKDGHERVYKAIQYHEKRLKIAKEIGDRAGEGGAYGNLGIAYQSLGDYQKAIEYHEKHLKIAKEIGDRAGEGGAYGNLGIAYQSLGDYQKAIEYHEKHLKIAKEIGDRAGEGGAYGNLGISYRSLGDYQKAIEYHEKHLKIAKEIGDRAGEGGAYGNLGIAYQSVGDYQKAMEYHEKHLKIAKEIGDRAGEGGAYGNLGISYRSLGDYQKAIEYHEKRLKIAKEIGDRAGEGGAYGNLGISYRSLGDYEKAIEYYEKRLKIAKEIGDRAGEGRAYGSLGNAYDSLGDYEKAIEYHEKHLKIAKEIGDRAGEGGAYGNLGISYRSLGDYQKAIEYHEKRLKIAKEIGDRAGEGLAYGNLGNAYQSLGDYQKAMEYHEKHLKIAKEIGDRAGEGGAYGSLGNAYDSLGDYEKAIEYHEKHLKIAKEIGDRNGEGIGFHNIGIGFFSLGHFGNAADNFGSAVDAFNGVRACLKSKDDWKINFRELYETTNTFLWKSLLRLEKLDEALFAAERGRAQTLTDNLLIQYKLPASRLAATIHLKEIVSRFFTELSSPILFLAIEGLTINIWLLRRGKKVTFRKGKLEGDRTDKFPVRALLQSCLEKIGTDVRVKCEDRSFDEFQSLDNPFKVFYDGIIGPIVDMLGPQDDEMVIVPDGALCFTPWAAVNESIRIRTVPSLTSYQLILNVPEGHHKKTGALLVGNPCLKDLKEVWDDLPCAQKEVESIASILNATPLVGRQATKAEVMKQMSSVGLIHIAAHGNELTGEIALSPNPGWTSQFPQEEDFILKMSDVQVANIRARLVVLSCCHSGRGRMLKGEGVVGIARAFLAAGARSVLVALWAIDDEATMLFMKSFYQHLKEGKTASVAVHQSIKCLRESKEFSEMRHWAPFQLIGDDVKIEFKVDDDVKE; translated from the coding sequence ATGAGTGACAAAGACGGACATGAGAGGGTCTACAAAGCCAttcagtatcatgaaaaacgtttgaaaattgcaaaagaaatcggtgatcgggccggagaaggaggagcttatggaaatctcggtattgcttaccagtcactgggtgactatcaaaaagccatcgagtatcatgaaaaacatttgaaaattgcaaaagaaatcggtgatcgggccggagaaggaggagcttatggaaatctcggtattgcttaccagtcactgggtgactatcaaaaagccatcgagtatcatgaaaaacatttgaaaattgcaaaagaaatcggtgatcgggccggagaaggaggagcctatggaaatctcggtatttcttaccggtcattgggtgactatcaaaaagccatcgagtatcatgaaaaacatttgaaaattgcaaaagaaatcggtgatcgggccggagaaggaggagcttatggaaatctcggtattgcttaccagtcagtgggtgactatcaaaaagccatggagtatcatgaaaaacatttgaaaattgcaaaagaaatcggtgatcgggccggagaaggaggagcctatggaaatctcggtatttcttaccggtcattgggtgactatcaaaaagccatcgagtatcatgaaaaacgtttgaaaattgcaaaagaaatcggtgatcgggccggagaaggaggagcctatggaaatctcggtatttcttaccggtcattgggtgactatgaaaaagccatcgagtattatgaaaaacgtttgaaaattgcaaaagaaatcggtgatcgggccggagaaggacgagcttatggaagtctcggtaatgcttacgactcactgggtgactatgaaaaagccatcgagtatcatgaaaaacatttgaaaattgcaaaagaaatcggtgatcgggccggagaaggaggagcctatggaaatctcggtatttcttaccggtcattgggtgactatcaaaaagccatcgagtatcatgaaaaacgtttgaaaattgcaaaagaaatcggtgatcgggccggagaaggactagcttatggaaatctcggtaatgcttaccagtcactgggtgactatcaaaaagccatggagtatcatgaaaaacatttgaaaattgcaaaagaaatcggtgatcgggccggagaaggaggagcttatggaagtctcggtaatgcttacgactcactgggtgactatgaaaaagccatcgagtatcatgaaaaacatttgaaaattgcaaaagaaatcggtgatcggaaCGGAGAAGGAATTGGTTTTCACAACATTGGAATTGGATTCTTTTCTCTTGGACATTTTGGAAACGCGGCAGATAATTTTGGTTCCGCTGTGGACGCCTTTAATGGTGTGAGAGCTTGCTTGAAGTCTAAAGatgattggaaaataaactttcgtgAGCTGTACGAGACGACGAACACGTTCTTATGGAAGTCGTTGCTAAGACTTGAAAAGTTGGATGAGGCTTTGTTTGCGGCTGAAAGAGGACGAGCGCAGACTTTGACTGATAATTTGTTGATTCAATATAAACTCCCTGCATCCAGGCTAGCTGCTACAATTCACCTCAAAGAGATAGTATCTCGCTTCTTCACAGAGCTTTCTTCACCAATACTTTTCCTAGCAATTGAAGGACTAACGATCAATATCTGGCTTCTAAGGAGGGGAAAGAAAGTTACATTTCGGAAAGGGAAGCTGGAGGGTGATAGAACAGACAAATTTCCTGTGCGGGCGTTACTGCAATCATGTCTAGAAAAAATAGGAACTGATGTTCGTGTAAAATGTGAAGATCGCTCATTTGATGAATTTCAGTCTTTAGACAATCCTTTTAAGGTATTTTATGATGGAATTATTGGCCCAATTGTTGACATGCTTGGACCTCAAGACGACGAGATGGTCATTGTTCCTGATGGTGCGCTGTGCTTTACTCCATGGGCCGCAGTTAATGAATCGATTAGGATTCGCACTGTTCCATCTcttacaagttatcaattgatcttaaATGTACCCGAAGGCCATCACAAGAAAACAGGGGCGCTCTTGGTCGGAAATCCTtgcttgaaagatttgaaggAAGTCTGGGACGACTTACCATGTGCTCAAAAGGAAGTAGAATCAattgcatcaattctcaaCGCGACACCTCTAGTCGGGagacaggcaacaaaagctgaagtgatgaaacagatgtcgtcagttggtttaattcatattgctgcCCACGGAAACGAACTCACTGGAGAAATTGCCTTGTCCCCAAACCCCGGATGGACTTCACAATTCCCTCAGGAAGaggatttcattttaaagatgTCCGATGTGCAGGTTGCCAATATTCGAGCTCGCCTTGTGGTCttaagttgctgtcacagtggacgaggcagaATGTTGAAGGGCGAAggtgtggtcggtatcgcacgtgccttcttggcagctggtgctcgttctgtgttggtggcCCTGTGGGCAATAGATGACGAAGCGACCATGTtattcatgaaaagtttctaccaacacctgaaggaaggaaaaaccgcCAGTGTTGCTGTTCACCAATCGATAAAATGCCTTCGGGAATCTAAGGAGTTTTCTGAGATGAGACactgggctccattccaacttatcggagatgacGTGAAGATTGAGTTCAAGGTGGATGATGAtgtcaaagaatga